GAACGGATGCCCGATCGACTCGTGGAAGGTGATCTCCGGGTCGGCGCTCAGATCCGAGCCCGTCCGCAGTAGTCGCGACACCCGGTACTCCGAATAGGCCGCGACCCCGAAATCGAGCAGCACGGCCAGCCCTGCCAGGCAGAGCAATCCGATGAGGAGCCTCCGGAAACGCATAGGTTGCACCCTAGTGGGAAACGGGGTCGTCACCGACGGCCGCGGTGTGCCACGGGCAGGTCGCGGGCCGGTGACAACGGGGTGAAGCGACGGTGGACCAGACCAACCGGTAGCGACGGTGGCCGCAGATACGAGCACCCACGCCGCGACACGCTAATGTAGGCAGCGATTACCTGTGATGACCTGCATGGGGTAGTGGCGGACAGTGCGGTAGCCACACACATGCCAGATGGGATGGAGGGCCCCGATGGAGCTGCTCCTGCTGACCTCCGACCCCAACCCCGAGGCGGTACTGCCGTCGCTGGCGTTGCTGCCGCACCATGTGCGGCCCGCGCCGACCGAGGTGGCGTCCCTGCTCGAGGCGGGTTCCGCCGATGTGGCGCTGGTGGATGCCCGGACCGACCTGGCGGCCGCGCGCGGCCTGTGCCGTTTGCTGGGCAGCACCGGATCCTCGGTGCCGGTGGTGGCGGTGCTGACCGAGGGCGGCCTGGTCGCGGTGAACGCGGACTGGGGGCTGGACGACATCCTGCTGCCCGGCACCGGCCCCGCCGAACTCGACGCCCGGCTGCGACTACTGGTGGCGCGCAACGGCGGTGTGGCCAGTCCCGAGAACACGGGCAAGATCACCCTCGGTGAGCTCGTGATCGACGAGGGCACCTACACCGCGCGGCTGCGCGGCCGCCCGCTCGATCTGACCTACAAGGAATTCGAGCTGCTGAAGTACCTCGCCCAGCACGCCGGGCGGGTCTTCACCCGCGCGCAGCTGCTGCAGGAGGTCTGGGGCTACGACTTCTTCGGCGGCACCCGCACGGTGGACGTGCACGTGCGACGCCTGCGCGCCAAGCTGGGCAGCGAATACGAGTCGCTGATCGGCACCGTGCGCAATGTCGGCTACAAGGCGGTCCGCCCGGCCCGCACTTCCGGCAAGGGCGACGCGGTCACCTTCCCCGACGCCGATGGCGACGATTCCGAACTGACGACGGCGAACGGCACGCTCTGATGGCTTCCTTTACCGACCGGCTGTCCCCCGAGACCGCGGCGGAGGTGAAGGAGCTGCTGGAGCGGGCCACGACCGCCGACGGGGTGGCCCCGGTGTCGGAACAGGCGGTGCTCTCGCTCGGAAACGATTCTCCCGCACGCCATCTGGTGGACATTCGCGACGGCGCGGTGGCCGGGTACGCGAATCTCGTTCCGGCGCACGGGGAACACCCGGCGATGGCGGAGGTCGCGGTCGATCCGGTGGCGCGTGGCCGGGGCGTCGGCGCTGGTCTGGTGACTGCCGCGCTGACGGCCGGGGGTCCGGGCGCGCGAGTCTGGGCGCACGGTGATCTGCCGCCCGCTCGGGCCGTGGCAGCCCGGCTGAACCTGTCCGTTTCGCGTGAATTGTGGCAAATGCGAAAGGGATTGGCGAACCCTCAGCTACCGGAATTGTCCGTGCCGGACGGCCTGGAGTTGCGCACCTACGCGGGCCCCTCCGACGACGCGGAACTGCTGCGCGTCAACAACGCGGCCTTCTCCTGGCATCCCGAACAGGGCGGCTGGACCACGGCCGATATCGCCGCCCGCCGCGCCGAATCCTGGTTCGACCCCAAGGGCCTGTTCCTCGCGGTCGATCCCGCCGCGCCGGAGCGCATCCTCGGATTCCACTGGACCAAGGTGCATTCCGACGAGAACCCGCCGATCGGTGAGGTCTACGTGGTCGGCATCGACCCCGCCGCCCAAGGTCGCGGCCTGGGCCGGCTGCTCACGCTGGCGGGCCTGCACTACCTCGCCGAGCGCGGCCTGGACGCGGTGCTGCTCTACACCGAGGGCGACAACACCGCGGCCGTGCACACCTACACCCGGCTCGGATTCACCCGGTTCCACATCGACGTCGCGTACTCCGGCGCGCCGTAAATTCCACTCCGCAACAGTGCGGCTAATGTCACACGACATGCGCCGGAATCGGGTGGGGTTGTTCATCTTCAGTTCACCTGCCCAGGTCCAACTGTCAACCAGCCGCCCCTACGTTGCAAGTGGGCCGCGAACCGCTGCCCGGTGCGCTAGTTCGCAGCGAACAGCCGCCACCTCGCGCCCGTCCGACCGTTGAGGGGTTGGACGTGCATCGTGATTCCCGGAGGAATTGGTGAATCTCAAGCGCAGTAGCGCCCTGCTCGGTGTGTTGGCCGCGGCCGGCGCCCTGACCCTGTCCGCCTGTGGCAGTGACAACAACAGCTCTGCCAACGGCGCCGCCAAGATCGATGTCGCCTGCGGCGGCAAGTCCTCGCTCAAGGCCAGCGGCTCCACCGCCCAGAAGAACGCGATGGACCGTTTCGTCGCCGCCTACCAGGCCAACTGCTCCAGCGCGAAGCTGGACTACACCGGCTCGGGCTCCGGCGCCGGCGTCAACGACTTCCTCGGCAACCAGACCGATTTCGCGGGTTCGGACTCCCCGCTGGATCCGGCCAAGGGCGAGACCGACAAGGCCGCCGCCCGCTGCGCCAGCCCGGCCTGGAACCTGCCCGCCGTGTTCGGCCCGATCGCGGTCGCCTACAACATCCCGGGCATCGACGACCTGGTGCTGGACCCGCCGACCATCGCCAAGATCTTCTCCGGTGACATCACCGCCTGGAACGATCCCGCGATCAAGGCCCTGAACTCCAACAAGGCCGACAAGCTGCCCTCGGACAAGATCGGTGTGATCTACCGCTCCGACGAGTCGGGCACCACCGACAACTTCCAGAAGTACCTGACCGCCGCCGGCGGCTACGCCAAGGGCGCGGGCAAGGCGTTCAACGGCGGCGTCGGTGAGGGCGTCAAGGGCTCGGACGGCACCTCGGCCGCGGTCTCGACCACCAAGTTCACCATCACCTACACCGAGTGGTCCTTCGCCAAGGCGCAGAAGCTGTCCACCGTGCGGGTGCTGACCACCGCCACCTCCAACGACCCCAAGCCGGTCGACCTGACCGCCGAGACCGCCGCCAAGGCCGTCGACGCCGCCAAGGTCAAGGGCGAGGGCAACGACCTGGTGCTGGACAACAGCTCGATCTACAAGCCGACCACCGGCGGCGCGTACCCGATCATGCTGGCCACCTACGAGATCGTCTGCTCGAAGTACAGCGACGCCGACACCGCCAAGGCCGTCAAGGCGTTCCTGACCTCCGCGGTCGGCAACGGCCAGACCGGTCTCGCGGACGCCGGCTACGTGCCGCTGCCGGACGCCTTCAAGACCAAGCTCACCACCGCGATCAACGCCATTCAGTGATCGCCTGATCGAAACAACCACGATGACCGTGCACGACGAAACCGCATTCTCGGGTGTGTCCGTTTCGACCGACCCGACGAATGACCGTGCCCAACGGCCGGGGGATACTGCGCTGATGCCGACCGAACCCAGCACCAAACCGGCCGCGGGGCGCGGCGCACCCACCAAGTTCGGCGCGGAGTTCGCGTTCCGCTCGGCGGCCACGGCCGCCGGTGGCATCATCGTCGCCGCCATCGCCCTGATCGCATTGTTCCTGCTGATCAGGGCGTGGCCCTCGATCCTGGCGAACAAGGCGAACTTCTTCACCACCACCGACTTCAACGTCAAGACCGACGACAACCTGCACTTCGGCATCAAGGACCTGCTCACGGTCACGGTGTTGAGCTCGTTGTTCGCGCTCGCGATCGCGGTGCCGATCGGTGTCGGGATCGCGTTGTTCCTGACGCAGTATTCGCCGAAGTCGTTGGCGCGGCCGTTCTCGGCCATCGTGGATCTGCTGGCGGCGGTGCCGTCGATCGTGTTCGGCCTGTGGGGTTTTCTCATCGTCGCCCCGAAGCTGAGCCCCTTCGAGGCCTTCCTGAACAAGCACCTGAGCTGGCTGTTCCTGTTCTCCGACGGCAATGTCAGCATTTCCGGCGGCGGCAATATCTTCACCGCGGGTGTGGTGCTCGCGGTGATGATCCTGCCGATCATCACCTCGGTCAGCCGGGAGGTGTTCGGGTTGACCCCGCGCTCGCAGATCGAGGCGGCGCAGGCGCTGGGCGCGACCAAGTGGGAAGTGGTGCGGCTGACCGTGCTGCCCTTCGGCCGCTCGGGTGTGATCGCCGGTTCCATGCTCGGTCTGGGCCGCGCGCTCGGTGAGACCATCGCGGTGCTGATCGTGCTGCGCACCTCGCCCAAGCCGGCGAACTGGTCGCTGTTCGACGGCGGCTACACCTTCGCCTCCCGAATCGCGGCCTCCGCCTCGGAATTCAGCTCCAAGCTGCCGACCGGCGCCTACGTCGCCGCCGGTTTCGTGTTGTTCGCTCTGACGTTCGTCGTCAACGCACTGGCTCGGCTGGCCGCCGGCGGGAAGGTGAACGGATGACCGCCACGCTCGACAAGCCGATCAAGGCGCCGACCTTCCGGCATGTCAGTACCGCGCGCCGGATCAAGAACAATCTCGCCACCGGCGTGGTGTGGCTGTGCTTCGGCCTGGCCCTGGTGCCGCTGCTGTGGGTGCTGCTGACCGTGGTCCAGAAGGGCGCGGCCGCGCTCACCCGGTCGGGCTGGTTCACGAAGTCGCAGAACGGCGTGCTGCCGGATTCGCATGCCGGCGGCGTCTATCACGCCATCTACGGCACCATCGTGCAGGCGGGCATCGCCGCGGTCATCGCGGTGCCGCTGGGCATCATGGCCGCGGTCTTCCTGGTCGAGTACGGGCGCGGCTGGCTGGCCAAGACCACCACCTTCATGGTGGACATCCTGGCCGGTGTGCCCTCGATCGTGGCAGCGCTGTTCATCTTCGCGCTGTGGATCGCGACCCTGGGCAACCCGCAGAGCGCCTTCGCGGTGTCGCTGGCGCTGGTGCTGCTCATGCTGCCGGTGGTGGTGCGCTCCACCGAGGAGATGCTCAAGCTGGTGCCGGACGAATTGCGGGAGGCCTCTTACGCTCTCGGCATTCCGAAGTGGAAAACCATTGTGCGGATCGTCATTCCGACGGCCGCGCCCGGCATGATCTCCGGCATGCTGCTGGCCGTCGCCCGCGTCATGGGTGAGACCGCCCCGGTGCTGGTGCTGGTCGGGTACTCGAAGGCCATCAATTTCGATGTCTTCCACGGCAATATGGCCTCGCTGCCGCTGCTGATGTACCAGGAGCTGTCCAACCCGGAGCCCGCCGGCCGCGAGCGCATCTGGGGTGCGGCGCTGACCCTGATCCTGATCATCGCGCTGCTGTACGCCGCCGCCGCAGCGGTCAACAAGCTGCTGACGCGGAATCGATAGAAGGAAAGACTGATGGCCAAGCGAATTGACGTCAAAGACCTCAATATCTACTACGGCAAGTTCCATGCCGTCGCCAATGTCGGTCTGACCGTGCTGCCGCGCAGCGTGACGGCGTTCATCGGTCCCTCCGGCTGTGGCAAGTCGACCGTGCTGCGCGCGCTCAACCGCATGCACGAGGTGACCCCGGAGGCCCGCGTCGAGGGCGCTGTGCTGCTCGACGGCGAGGACATCTACGGCTCCCAGGTCGATCCGGTCGGCGTGCGCCGCACCATCGGCATGGTGTTCCAGCGGCCGAACCCGTTCCCCACCATGTCGATTCGCGACAATGTGGTGGCCGGGCTCAAGCTGCAGGGTGTGCGCAACAAGGGCCAGTTGGACGAGGTGGCCGAGCAGTCGCTGCGCGGCGCCAACCTCTGGAACGAGGTCAAGGACCGCCTCGACAAGCCGGGCGGCGGCCTTTCCGGCGGTCAGCAGCAGCGCTTGTGCATCGCCCGCGCCATCGCGGTGTCGCCGGACGTGCTGCTCATGGACGAGCCGTGTTCGGCGCTGGACCCCATCTCCACGCTCGCGATCGAGGATCTGATCACCGAGCTGAAGAAGGAGTTCACCATCGTCATCGTCACCCACAACATGCAGCAGGCCGCGCGCGTGAGTGACCAGACGGCGTTCTTCAACCTGGAAGCCCAGGGCAGGCCCGGCAAACTCATCGAAATCGACGAGACCGAGAAGATCTTCTCCAACCCGTCGCAGAAGCAGACCGAGGACTACATCTCCGGCCGCTTCGGATAAACAGACTCGCTGTCCCGCCTCTCCGAGCCTTCAGCGCCCGGCAAAGAGCCGTGGATAGTCACGCACGCGTGCCGCCGGTTGGTAGCCGAGCCAATTTCGGGGGTACCCGGGGAGTTACCCCGGTCGGCACGAGATCAGTTGTCACCTGCCATTCGGCGTCGACGGCCCCTGTCTTTGGCAGGGGCCGTTTCTTTGTGGCGTCCGTCATATGGCCTGCGGGCAATTGTGTGCAACCGTCGGTCACGGTTACTCTGACATTGCTGGTAAACCGATCGGTTTAGTAAGGAGGTGTCGGATGACCGTCTCAATGGCGAGCCTGGGATCCGGACGGACCGCGACGGGGCTGTCGCAGCGGGCGAAGGTGGCGGCGCTGGTCGCCATCTGTCTCGCGGAACTGCTTGTGGTGCTGGACAACACGCTGGTGAACGTGGCCCTGCCGTCGATGGCGGTGCAGCTACAGGCCGATATGAGCGGTCTGCAGTGGATCGTGGACGCGTTCACGCTGGCCTTCTCCGGGCTGCTGCTGGCCATGGGACACCTCGGCGACCGGTACGGGCGGCGGCGATTCATGATCATCGGCCTGACCGGCGTGGCCGTTATGTCGGCGGCGGGCGCCCTGTCCTCGGGCCTCGGCCAGGTCATCGCGGCCCGCGCCGGCATGGGCGTGTTCGCGGCGGTGGTCTTCCCCGCCACGCTGGCGCTCATCACCAATATCTTCACCGCCAAACGCGAACGCGCCGCGGCCATCGCGCTGTGGACCGCCATGGCCGGCATCGCCGTCGCCATCGGGCCGACCATCGGCGGCTGGCTGCTGCAGTACTTCTCGTGGCATTCGGTGTTCTGGATCAATGTGCCGGTGGCGCTGGCGGCCATCGCGGCCGTGCTGGTGACCGTGCCGGAATCCCGTGCGCCGCACGTGGATCGGCTCGACCGGGTGGGCGTGGTGCTGTCGCTGGCCGCGATCACCGCCCTGGTGTGGTCGATCATCGAGGCGCCCAAGCACGGCTGGTTCGCCGCGCAAAGCCTTGCGGGCTACCTGGTTTCGATCATCCTGCTGACCGTGTTCGTCACCTGGGAGCTGCGCACCCCGACGCCGGTGCTGAACATGCGCCTGTTCCGCAATCGCCGCTTCGCGCTGCCGTCGCTGGCGATCACGGTGTCCTACTTCTCGGCGTTCGGCTTCCTGTTCCTGATCACCCAGTACTTCCAGGGCGTCAAGGAGCTGACCCCGCTCGAATTCGGCATCCACTCACTGCCTTTCGCGGTCGCCGTCGGTTTCGGCGCGCCCATCGCGACCATGCTGGCGCAGCGGCTGGGCACCACGGCCATGCTGGTGTCGGGACTGCTGATCCTCGCGGTCGCCATGTACCTGGCGGGACAGACGACCGTCGACACCCCGTATCTGGGACCGGTCGTGGTGTCGATGATCCTGATGGGCCTGGGGTTCGCGGTGGTGCAGGGTCCGGCGACCGAATCCATCATGGGCGCGGTGCCGGTCGAGGAGGCGGGCGCGGGCTCCGCGGTCAACGACACCACCCGCGAGGTGGGCGGCGCGCTGGGCGTGGCGCTGCTCGGCTCGATCATGACCTCGGTCTACGCCCACCGCATCGGCGGCAAGATCGACGCCATCCCGAGCCAGATCATGAACGCGCGCCAGAAGGACCTGGCGAGCAATACCCCGATCAGCGTCATCGAGATCATCAAGGCCCCGGTGAATCCGCTCCTGGCCCCGGCCAAGACGGACCTGATCCACGCCATGAAGGTCGCGGCCATGCAGGGCGCGGAGGCCGCTTCGTATGTGGCGGTCGGCACCCTGGCCGTCTGCGCGCTCATCGTCGCCGCGACCCTGCCATGGCGGGTCGAGAAGGGCGAATCCGTCCTCATGGGCTGGCGCGAATCCGACGAGGACTGACCGGCCATCCGAAAACGGGCCCCGGGGCTTCTGCCCTGGGGCCCTTGGCGTTTCAGGGTCTGCCCCTGAGCGGCCCTGGAGGGCTAGATGCTCTCCTTCTCGGAGTCCGGGTCCGGCGGCAGCACGCCGGTGACCAGGAACACCACCCGCCGCCCGATCTCCACCGCATGGTCGGCGAACCGCTCGTAGTAACGCCCGAGCAGCGCCACGTCCACGGCCGAGGCCACGCCGAACTGCCAGTCGCGGTCCATGATCAGCGTGAACAGGTGCTTGCGCAGATCGTCCATCGCCTCGTCGTCGTCGGTGAGCTTGGCGGCCCGCTCGGGATCGCGGGACTCCAGCACCTCCTTGGCGGTGGCCCCCATTTTCACGGCGACCCGGCCCATTTCGGCGAAGTAGCTGTTGACGGCTTCCGGCACGGCGTGCGCGGGGAAGCGGCGCCGGGTCATCTTGGCGACGTGCAGCGACAGTACACCCATCCGGTTGACGTCGGCCACGATCTGAATGGCGCTGACCACCTGCCGCAAATCTCCGGCGACCGGGGCCTGCAGCGCCAGCAGCGCGAAGGCCTTCTCCTCGGCGAGCGTGATCATCTCGGCGATGCGGTCGTATTCGCTGATCACCTGCTCCGCGAGCTCGAGATCGGCATTGAGCAGGGACTGGGTGGCCCGCTCCATCGCCGATCCGGCGAGCCCGGCCATGCCGCCGAGCAGATCGGCGAGCTCGGCCATTTGTTCGTTGTAGATGACACGCATAGGTCAAGACATTAGTGCGCACCGCTGACCAAGTCACCAACTGCGGGTTAACCGTCGGTGCCGCCCGGTTCCAGCAACGTCACCGCAGCTGAGCCGGGCGGGGCGGGCGACTATTTGCAGAGGTCGTCGGCGGCGTTGACGTGCTCGAGATCGGAGGGGAGTGTGACCGGGGCCGCACTCGGCCCGCCCGCGTCGGTCGGGGTGTCGGGCAGCGTCTGGCCGAAGGCGGTCGGCGCCTTCACCGTGCCCGCGAAGTCGCTGCCGACCACCACCTCGACAATGCTGCCCAGCCCGTTCGCCGGTTCCAGCACCGCGCCCGGCAGGGAGCTGGCCACGGTGGCGGCCTCGGCCTCGTGCCCGCTGGAGTAGCGGACCGTGGTCTTGGCGGAGGTGCCGTCGTAGTTGCCGGTGCTGTAGATCCCGAAGCCCTGGTTGGCGAGTTTGGTCGCGGTGGTGCTCGCGACGCCCGCCTGCCCCGAGCCGTTGGACACCTGCAGCGAGACGGTGCTCGGATCCACCGCCGTCAGTTTGGCTTTGGGGGCGGGTGCGACGCTCGCGGGACTGGCGGGGGCGTCGGTCTTCTTCTCGCCGGGCAGCGGCTGATCGTCGATGATGGCCCGGAAGATGGCCTTGATATCGGATTCGCGCGGGATCTCGTTGCCGTAGGACGTGGTGCCCGCGGTGGGGACGGTCAGGAAGGTGATGTTGCCGGCCTGCATCTTCTGCATCGAACGGCCCAGCGTCAGCAGGTCTTTGGTGGTGACGTTGTCCATGAACGAGTGCTGGGCGAAGGCGTTGATGAACCCGTTGAGCTTGGCCGGATCCATCAGCACCTTGCTCGACAGCGCGCTGCGCAACAGCGAGGACAGGAACCGCTGCTGCCGGTTGATGCGGTCGTAGTCGCTGCGCTCCTCGCCGTACACGTGGCGGGCGCGCACGTAATCCAGGGCGGTGGCACCGTTCACGATCTGCTTGCCCGGCGTGGTGAGCACGGTGCCGAGCACCTCGTCGACCAGTGGTTTGGTGGTGCACACCTCGACGCCGCCGACCACGTCGACCATGGATTCGAAGCCGGAGAAGTCGATGCCGACGAAGTGATTGATCTTCAGGCCCGACAGTTTGGTGATCACCTTGGTCAGGCATTTGGGCCCGCCCAGCGCGTAGGTGGCGTTGAGCTTGTCGCCTACGGCCCCAGGGAATTTCACGCCGCTGTAGGCGGCCTTGTCGTTGTCCCAGCCCTCGCAGTCCGGCCGGGTCACGTCGAGGTCGCGGGGGAAGGAGACGGCGACCGCGCGCGCCCGGTTGGCCGGGATGTTGACCAGCATGACGGTGTCGGAGCGCGCGCCCTCGGCATCGTCCTGGGTGCCCGCGCCCAACTGGCTGTTGGCGCCGGCGCGGGTGTCGGTGCCGACGATGAGGAAGTTCTCGTCACCGGTCTGCCCGTCGGCGTCGACCACGTCGTCGTTGTTGTCCTCGATGGCGGAGACCTTGGTGAAGTTGTTGTCCTTCTCGCGCAGATAACCCCAGCCGCCGCCGGTGACGAGCAACGCGACGATCGCGATCATCGCGAGGGCCGCGCGCCCGGCGATCCGCAGCTGCCGGTTGCGCCGCCGCTGGACCGGTGACACGCGTTTGGCCGGTTCGGCGCCGACGGCGGCGGGCAGGGCGGTGGTCGGATAGTCGGCGGGGGAGGCCACCCTGCGGCCGAGCAGTGCCTTGGCCCGGGCGGCGGTCGCGGTGGGCGGGGGCGGGGTGGCCGCGGTGACCGGGGGTAGTTCCTCGGTGACGGGGTCGGTGAGGGGCTCGGCGGGGCGCACGGTCCGGTTGCTTCCGGTCCCGGGCGCATTGGCGACGCGCCGGAGGTGGCTGGTGTCGCGGACCGCGCGCTGTGCGCCGGTGCCCGGCGGCGGCGTCGAAGCCGTTGCGCTGCCGGTCGTTTCGTCCGTCTCGTCCGCCTTGCGCCGGCGGCGGGTCTGCCGCTCGCTGTCGACCCGCTCGACCAGATCCTGGACCGAGATCGGCGCGGCCGCGGCGCCGGTGTCGTCGTGCCGGGCGCGG
This sequence is a window from Nocardia yunnanensis. Protein-coding genes within it:
- a CDS encoding winged helix-turn-helix transcriptional regulator — translated: MELLLLTSDPNPEAVLPSLALLPHHVRPAPTEVASLLEAGSADVALVDARTDLAAARGLCRLLGSTGSSVPVVAVLTEGGLVAVNADWGLDDILLPGTGPAELDARLRLLVARNGGVASPENTGKITLGELVIDEGTYTARLRGRPLDLTYKEFELLKYLAQHAGRVFTRAQLLQEVWGYDFFGGTRTVDVHVRRLRAKLGSEYESLIGTVRNVGYKAVRPARTSGKGDAVTFPDADGDDSELTTANGTL
- the pstA gene encoding phosphate ABC transporter permease PstA; amino-acid sequence: MTATLDKPIKAPTFRHVSTARRIKNNLATGVVWLCFGLALVPLLWVLLTVVQKGAAALTRSGWFTKSQNGVLPDSHAGGVYHAIYGTIVQAGIAAVIAVPLGIMAAVFLVEYGRGWLAKTTTFMVDILAGVPSIVAALFIFALWIATLGNPQSAFAVSLALVLLMLPVVVRSTEEMLKLVPDELREASYALGIPKWKTIVRIVIPTAAPGMISGMLLAVARVMGETAPVLVLVGYSKAINFDVFHGNMASLPLLMYQELSNPEPAGRERIWGAALTLILIIALLYAAAAAVNKLLTRNR
- the phoU gene encoding phosphate signaling complex protein PhoU, which translates into the protein MRVIYNEQMAELADLLGGMAGLAGSAMERATQSLLNADLELAEQVISEYDRIAEMITLAEEKAFALLALQAPVAGDLRQVVSAIQIVADVNRMGVLSLHVAKMTRRRFPAHAVPEAVNSYFAEMGRVAVKMGATAKEVLESRDPERAAKLTDDDEAMDDLRKHLFTLIMDRDWQFGVASAVDVALLGRYYERFADHAVEIGRRVVFLVTGVLPPDPDSEKESI
- the pstS gene encoding phosphate ABC transporter substrate-binding protein PstS, whose product is MNLKRSSALLGVLAAAGALTLSACGSDNNSSANGAAKIDVACGGKSSLKASGSTAQKNAMDRFVAAYQANCSSAKLDYTGSGSGAGVNDFLGNQTDFAGSDSPLDPAKGETDKAAARCASPAWNLPAVFGPIAVAYNIPGIDDLVLDPPTIAKIFSGDITAWNDPAIKALNSNKADKLPSDKIGVIYRSDESGTTDNFQKYLTAAGGYAKGAGKAFNGGVGEGVKGSDGTSAAVSTTKFTITYTEWSFAKAQKLSTVRVLTTATSNDPKPVDLTAETAAKAVDAAKVKGEGNDLVLDNSSIYKPTTGGAYPIMLATYEIVCSKYSDADTAKAVKAFLTSAVGNGQTGLADAGYVPLPDAFKTKLTTAINAIQ
- the pstB gene encoding phosphate ABC transporter ATP-binding protein PstB; the encoded protein is MAKRIDVKDLNIYYGKFHAVANVGLTVLPRSVTAFIGPSGCGKSTVLRALNRMHEVTPEARVEGAVLLDGEDIYGSQVDPVGVRRTIGMVFQRPNPFPTMSIRDNVVAGLKLQGVRNKGQLDEVAEQSLRGANLWNEVKDRLDKPGGGLSGGQQQRLCIARAIAVSPDVLLMDEPCSALDPISTLAIEDLITELKKEFTIVIVTHNMQQAARVSDQTAFFNLEAQGRPGKLIEIDETEKIFSNPSQKQTEDYISGRFG
- the pstC gene encoding phosphate ABC transporter permease subunit PstC, whose amino-acid sequence is MPTEPSTKPAAGRGAPTKFGAEFAFRSAATAAGGIIVAAIALIALFLLIRAWPSILANKANFFTTTDFNVKTDDNLHFGIKDLLTVTVLSSLFALAIAVPIGVGIALFLTQYSPKSLARPFSAIVDLLAAVPSIVFGLWGFLIVAPKLSPFEAFLNKHLSWLFLFSDGNVSISGGGNIFTAGVVLAVMILPIITSVSREVFGLTPRSQIEAAQALGATKWEVVRLTVLPFGRSGVIAGSMLGLGRALGETIAVLIVLRTSPKPANWSLFDGGYTFASRIAASASEFSSKLPTGAYVAAGFVLFALTFVVNALARLAAGGKVNG
- a CDS encoding LCP family protein, encoding MGDDRYGRTPRPGGRAPWERYPADPDEPAPTGRRARHDDTGAAAAPISVQDLVERVDSERQTRRRRKADETDETTGSATASTPPPGTGAQRAVRDTSHLRRVANAPGTGSNRTVRPAEPLTDPVTEELPPVTAATPPPPTATAARAKALLGRRVASPADYPTTALPAAVGAEPAKRVSPVQRRRNRQLRIAGRAALAMIAIVALLVTGGGWGYLREKDNNFTKVSAIEDNNDDVVDADGQTGDENFLIVGTDTRAGANSQLGAGTQDDAEGARSDTVMLVNIPANRARAVAVSFPRDLDVTRPDCEGWDNDKAAYSGVKFPGAVGDKLNATYALGGPKCLTKVITKLSGLKINHFVGIDFSGFESMVDVVGGVEVCTTKPLVDEVLGTVLTTPGKQIVNGATALDYVRARHVYGEERSDYDRINRQQRFLSSLLRSALSSKVLMDPAKLNGFINAFAQHSFMDNVTTKDLLTLGRSMQKMQAGNITFLTVPTAGTTSYGNEIPRESDIKAIFRAIIDDQPLPGEKKTDAPASPASVAPAPKAKLTAVDPSTVSLQVSNGSGQAGVASTTATKLANQGFGIYSTGNYDGTSAKTTVRYSSGHEAEAATVASSLPGAVLEPANGLGSIVEVVVGSDFAGTVKAPTAFGQTLPDTPTDAGGPSAAPVTLPSDLEHVNAADDLCK
- the mshD gene encoding mycothiol synthase, with the translated sequence MASFTDRLSPETAAEVKELLERATTADGVAPVSEQAVLSLGNDSPARHLVDIRDGAVAGYANLVPAHGEHPAMAEVAVDPVARGRGVGAGLVTAALTAGGPGARVWAHGDLPPARAVAARLNLSVSRELWQMRKGLANPQLPELSVPDGLELRTYAGPSDDAELLRVNNAAFSWHPEQGGWTTADIAARRAESWFDPKGLFLAVDPAAPERILGFHWTKVHSDENPPIGEVYVVGIDPAAQGRGLGRLLTLAGLHYLAERGLDAVLLYTEGDNTAAVHTYTRLGFTRFHIDVAYSGAP
- a CDS encoding MFS transporter yields the protein MASLGSGRTATGLSQRAKVAALVAICLAELLVVLDNTLVNVALPSMAVQLQADMSGLQWIVDAFTLAFSGLLLAMGHLGDRYGRRRFMIIGLTGVAVMSAAGALSSGLGQVIAARAGMGVFAAVVFPATLALITNIFTAKRERAAAIALWTAMAGIAVAIGPTIGGWLLQYFSWHSVFWINVPVALAAIAAVLVTVPESRAPHVDRLDRVGVVLSLAAITALVWSIIEAPKHGWFAAQSLAGYLVSIILLTVFVTWELRTPTPVLNMRLFRNRRFALPSLAITVSYFSAFGFLFLITQYFQGVKELTPLEFGIHSLPFAVAVGFGAPIATMLAQRLGTTAMLVSGLLILAVAMYLAGQTTVDTPYLGPVVVSMILMGLGFAVVQGPATESIMGAVPVEEAGAGSAVNDTTREVGGALGVALLGSIMTSVYAHRIGGKIDAIPSQIMNARQKDLASNTPISVIEIIKAPVNPLLAPAKTDLIHAMKVAAMQGAEAASYVAVGTLAVCALIVAATLPWRVEKGESVLMGWRESDED